DNA sequence from the Nodosilinea sp. FACHB-141 genome:
AGTACATGAGGCGAAAAAGGTTATCTGCAAAGTTAGAAAAAGCTGAGCTACGGGCTGCGTCGATGGATTCGATTGGCCAGAACCTAGATTTGGGTAATGGACAAACGCTAGAGATGTATTGGGAGGCAATTAACGGGATGCGGGCCAAGCAGCAGCAGTATAATGCGCTGCTGTCGCGTGTTGATAGCCTATACAGCGAGTTGCTAGCGGATGAGCGGGCGCTGGGGGAGATGTCGGAGCATATGCTGAGCGGGGTCAAGGTGAAGTTTGGCCGCGATAGCTATGAGTATGAGATGGCGGGTGGGGTACGGCGGTCTGAGCGCAAGCGACCCCAGCGGAAAGCGGTAGTGCTGCCCACAGCTTAATACCGACAAAAAACAAATATTGAAGGCGCGGTCGTATCTTAGGATGCGACCGCGCTGTTTTATGACTTCCAGCTGCAAAAACAGTAAGGCGGTGCTAGGAAGCTTGTTTCGGTGATACTTCTAATAGTTTTCCAAGAGAGTCATAGGTCTTGTGGTTACTGATAAAGCAATATTCTAATCCACAGCTTATATTGGCCTAAGTAATTTATATCTAGGCTTAGTACAGCATTTAGAGACTCATTGTTTTCTGTTTACTCAAAGACAAAGGCGCGAAATGAGCTTGCAGAACAAGGTTGTAAAGGGTGTTTTTTGGTCTGCTGTAGAAAGTTGGGGAAGACAACTATTTTCATTTATTGTATTTGCATTACTAGCTAGACTTTTAGAACCAGATGCATTTGGCATTGTGGCTCTAGCAAGCGTTTTTCTGGGCTTTTTACAACTATTTCTAAATCAGGGCATAGGCCAAGCTATTGTTCAATCTAACAATTTAGACGAAGCAGATCTAAATACTGCGTTCTGGGCTAACATTTCCCTAAATGGAATTATAACTATCATTGGCATCTCAACTGCCAGCTTTGCTGCAAAGTTTTTTGATGAACCAGCATTAACACCTATCATACAAGGGCTATCTTTAACATTTGTACTCAGTGCTTTTGGGAATGTTCAACAAGCACTTTTAGAAAAGGAGCTGCAGTTTAGAGCTCTTGCAATCCGATCAATAGTGGCCATTTTCCTTGGTGGCCTAGTTGGTATAACAATGGCTTTTGGGGGATATGGAGTTTGGAGCCTAGTAGGCCAACAACTTACAAACAGCTTATTCCAAGTGATAGTTCTTTGGTTTCTAAGCGACTGGAAGCCTGGCTTAAAGCTTTCTCTAAAGAACTCTAATATGCTAATCACATTTGGCTTAGGGGAAACCGGGTTTAAGTTATTTGACTACTTAAGTCGACGTGGCGATGATTTAATCATAGGTTATTTTTTGGGAGCCACGGCTCTAGGCTATTACACAATAGCCTATAAAATATTACTGGTAATGACTGAAACACTGATAACCGTTACAAGCAAAATAGCCTTGCCTGCCTTTTCTAAAATTCAAGATGATAAAGAACGATTAAGAAAGTCATTTTACACCGCAACTCAAATAACTAGCCTAGTGGCCATCCCAGCTTTTTTAGCCGTATCGGTACTTTCGAAAGATCTAATTGAAGTAGTTTTCGGAAGCCAATGGTTGCCAAGTGCTCCAGTTATGAGTGTTTTAGCTTTAGTAGGAGTCTTGCAGTCCGTATCTTACTTTAATAACTCAGTGCTTTTAGCTTTAGGAAAACCCTACTGGAGACTAGGGTTTATGAGCGCTAGCGGCATAGCAAACATACTCGCTTATCTATTGGCAGTAAAGTGGGGTATTTTAGCCATTGCTTCT
Encoded proteins:
- a CDS encoding MOP flippase family protein; translated protein: MSLQNKVVKGVFWSAVESWGRQLFSFIVFALLARLLEPDAFGIVALASVFLGFLQLFLNQGIGQAIVQSNNLDEADLNTAFWANISLNGIITIIGISTASFAAKFFDEPALTPIIQGLSLTFVLSAFGNVQQALLEKELQFRALAIRSIVAIFLGGLVGITMAFGGYGVWSLVGQQLTNSLFQVIVLWFLSDWKPGLKLSLKNSNMLITFGLGETGFKLFDYLSRRGDDLIIGYFLGATALGYYTIAYKILLVMTETLITVTSKIALPAFSKIQDDKERLRKSFYTATQITSLVAIPAFLAVSVLSKDLIEVVFGSQWLPSAPVMSVLALVGVLQSVSYFNNSVLLALGKPYWRLGFMSASGIANILAYLLAVKWGILAIASAYVARAYLFSPIPLIMIKKLINIEFLTYFKNLRCTFFSSLTMTLIILAIKALADDIVPARVLLCICIAVGSLSYIGLIYLFSPSLLQKIFLMLNSAVPKKTQV